The Cellulomonas sp. P24 genome contains a region encoding:
- the miaB gene encoding tRNA (N6-isopentenyl adenosine(37)-C2)-methylthiotransferase MiaB, with translation MSTTATPRTPIPLTAAPETGAATAAGPRTYLVRTLGCQMNVHDSEHMAGLLDAAGYVPATGAEATEGVADVIVINTCAVRENASDRLYGNLGQLASLKRARPGTQIAVGGCLAQKDRAGIVDRAPWVDVVFGTHNLDALPVLLERARHNARAEVEIAESLQVFPSTLPTRRESVYAGWVSISVGCNNTCTFCIVPSLRGKERDRRPGAILAEVAALAEQGAIEVTLLGQNVNSYGVEFGDRAAFAKLLRATGAVDGIERVRFTSPHPAAFTDDVIAAMAETPTVMPQLHMPLQSGSDRVLRAMRRSYRSDKFLGILDRVRAAMPEAAITTDIIVGFPGETEEDFAATLRVVEQARFSSAFTFQYSPRPGTPAADLPDQVSKAVVQERYERLVALQDRIALEENAAQVGRTVEVLIAEGEGRKDGASQRVSGRAADNRLVHVALPADVRPGALTEGTAGPDRTGRSDLGAPRPGDLVTVEVTHGAPHYLVADSPVQGGLYTVRRTRAGDAWEAREQARLGGDVHEHGAVGGTITLGMPGRRS, from the coding sequence ATGTCGACGACCGCCACCCCCCGCACACCGATCCCGCTGACCGCCGCCCCCGAGACGGGCGCTGCGACCGCCGCGGGCCCACGCACGTATCTGGTGCGCACGCTCGGGTGCCAGATGAACGTCCACGACTCCGAGCACATGGCCGGGCTCCTGGACGCCGCCGGCTACGTCCCGGCGACAGGTGCGGAGGCGACCGAGGGCGTCGCCGACGTCATCGTCATCAACACGTGCGCGGTGCGGGAGAACGCGTCGGACCGGCTGTACGGGAACCTCGGGCAGCTCGCGAGCCTCAAGCGCGCGCGCCCCGGCACCCAGATCGCCGTCGGCGGCTGCCTCGCGCAGAAGGACCGGGCCGGGATCGTCGACCGCGCCCCGTGGGTCGACGTGGTCTTCGGTACGCACAACCTCGATGCCCTTCCGGTGCTCCTCGAACGCGCACGGCACAATGCGCGCGCCGAGGTGGAGATCGCCGAGTCGCTCCAGGTGTTCCCCTCCACGCTCCCCACCCGACGCGAGTCCGTGTACGCGGGCTGGGTCTCCATCAGCGTCGGGTGCAACAACACCTGCACGTTCTGCATCGTCCCCAGCCTGCGGGGCAAGGAACGCGACCGGCGGCCTGGCGCCATCCTCGCCGAGGTCGCGGCGCTCGCCGAGCAGGGTGCGATCGAGGTCACGTTGCTCGGGCAGAACGTCAACTCCTACGGGGTCGAGTTCGGGGACCGCGCGGCCTTCGCCAAGCTCTTGCGCGCCACCGGAGCGGTCGACGGGATCGAGCGGGTGCGGTTCACGTCGCCGCACCCGGCTGCGTTCACCGACGACGTCATCGCGGCGATGGCGGAGACCCCGACGGTCATGCCCCAGCTGCACATGCCGCTCCAGTCGGGCTCGGACCGGGTGCTCCGGGCGATGCGGCGCTCGTATCGCTCCGACAAGTTCCTGGGCATCCTGGACCGGGTCCGCGCCGCGATGCCCGAGGCCGCCATCACGACCGACATCATCGTCGGCTTCCCCGGAGAGACCGAGGAGGACTTCGCCGCGACGCTGCGGGTCGTCGAGCAGGCGCGCTTCTCCTCGGCCTTCACGTTCCAGTACTCACCGCGGCCGGGGACCCCCGCTGCCGACCTCCCGGATCAGGTGTCGAAGGCGGTCGTCCAGGAGCGCTACGAGCGGCTGGTCGCCCTGCAGGACCGGATCGCCCTCGAGGAGAACGCCGCGCAGGTCGGCCGGACCGTCGAGGTGCTGATCGCCGAGGGTGAGGGCCGCAAGGACGGGGCGTCGCAGCGCGTCTCGGGGCGTGCCGCGGACAACCGCCTGGTGCACGTCGCTCTACCGGCCGATGTCCGTCCCGGTGCCCTCACCGAGGGCACAGCCGGTCCCGACCGTACGGGCCGCTCCGACCTCGGTGCGCCGCGACCCGGCGACCTCGTGACGGTCGAGGTCACGCACGGTGCGCCGCACTACCTGGTGGCGGACTCCCCGGTGCAGGGTGGGCTGTACACCGTCCGGCGCACACGTGCGGGTGATGCCTGGGAGGCGCGCGAGCAGGCTCGGCTTGGCGGGGACGTCCACGAGCACGGGGCCGTCGGCGGCACGATCACCTTGGGCATGCCCGGCCGGCGAAGCTGA
- the rny gene encoding ribonuclease Y, with protein MVPSEYGVVVALLLVCLVALILVSIARREAAEQRARAESDVAEIKDEARSLLADARRRVDEVVVRERAVRAAETEAVDRAHALEVRAEALHAAEVNLAERITAAERSTLETLESISGLSADEARATLMSRLKDQVANDGASLVRRTEVKARRTAEARARRILSTAVQRVAGPTSAQSVVSVLSLPSEEMKGRIIGKEGRNIRAFEALTGVNVLVDESLDSVTLSSFDPERREVAQVALEALIADGRINPQRIEAAYADALAGAEDRTVAAGHVAAERAGVGDLHPDLITTLGRLRLRTSYGQNVLNHLVECAQIAAVVAAEIGADVGLARRAAFLHDIGKARPAEIEGTHALIGAELARRAGESASVVNAIAAHHDEVPPETVEAILVQAADAASAARPGARREELDQYIERVDRLEQLVVAHPGVRRALAMSAGREVRVVVEPSEVGDVDLPGLAVAIARHIEADLTYPGEIKVTVVREIRASATAG; from the coding sequence GTGGTCCCGAGTGAGTACGGCGTCGTCGTGGCGTTGCTCCTGGTCTGCCTGGTGGCGCTCATCCTGGTGAGCATCGCTCGGCGAGAGGCCGCCGAGCAGCGTGCGCGTGCTGAGTCCGATGTCGCCGAGATCAAGGACGAGGCACGCTCGTTGCTCGCAGACGCGCGGCGTCGCGTGGACGAGGTCGTCGTGCGCGAGCGTGCGGTTCGGGCCGCGGAGACCGAGGCGGTCGACCGGGCTCATGCGCTCGAGGTGCGCGCCGAGGCTCTGCATGCCGCCGAGGTGAACCTCGCGGAGCGGATCACCGCAGCCGAGCGCTCCACCCTCGAGACCCTGGAGTCGATCAGCGGGCTGAGCGCCGACGAGGCGCGCGCGACGCTCATGAGCCGGCTCAAGGACCAGGTCGCCAACGACGGTGCCTCGCTCGTCCGTCGCACCGAGGTCAAGGCGCGCCGCACCGCCGAGGCGCGCGCGCGGCGGATCCTCAGCACGGCGGTCCAGCGTGTAGCAGGACCGACGAGTGCCCAGTCGGTCGTGTCGGTGCTCTCTCTGCCCTCCGAGGAGATGAAGGGGCGCATCATCGGCAAGGAGGGGCGCAACATCCGGGCGTTCGAGGCGCTGACCGGCGTCAACGTCCTGGTGGACGAGTCCCTGGACTCGGTCACGCTCTCCAGCTTCGACCCTGAGCGGCGCGAGGTCGCCCAGGTGGCGCTCGAGGCCCTGATCGCCGACGGGCGCATCAACCCGCAGCGCATCGAAGCCGCGTACGCCGACGCGCTCGCCGGCGCGGAGGACCGCACCGTGGCTGCCGGTCACGTCGCCGCCGAACGCGCCGGCGTCGGTGATCTGCACCCGGACCTCATCACGACGCTGGGACGGCTGCGGCTACGGACCTCGTACGGGCAGAACGTGCTCAACCACCTCGTCGAGTGCGCACAGATCGCCGCAGTGGTCGCGGCGGAGATCGGCGCGGACGTCGGTCTGGCGCGTCGCGCAGCGTTCCTGCACGACATCGGCAAGGCGCGTCCCGCGGAGATCGAGGGCACGCACGCACTGATCGGTGCCGAGCTGGCTCGTCGGGCCGGCGAGAGCGCGTCGGTGGTCAACGCGATCGCCGCCCACCATGACGAGGTGCCCCCCGAGACCGTCGAGGCCATTCTCGTCCAGGCCGCAGACGCGGCGTCGGCCGCACGGCCCGGTGCGCGTCGTGAGGAGCTCGACCAGTACATCGAGCGGGTGGACCGTCTCGAGCAGCTGGTCGTGGCGCACCCGGGTGTTCGACGTGCGCTCGCGATGTCGGCGGGCCGCGAGGTCAGGGTCGTCGTCGAGCCCAGCGAGGTCGGGGACGTCGACCTTCCCGGTCTCGCGGTGGCGATCGCCCGGCACATCGAGGCCGATCTCACCTACCCCGGCGAGATCAAGGTGACCGTCGTCCGGGAGATCCGTGCCTCGGCGACGGCAGGCTGA
- a CDS encoding regulatory protein RecX, which yields MSGRASEPPSAGSAAQDREPEPESVARAIALRLLTSAPRSRAQLAEAMARREVPEEVASAVLDRFTEVGLVDDAEFARMLVRSRHGDRGLARRALGEELRRKGISAEHAEAALAELDSESEHATARRLVARKLAATRGLDPQVRMRRTLATLGRKGYPSGMVMELVREHLASEGDTDPDDPLVTFGRGDDPAEDV from the coding sequence GTGAGCGGCCGGGCATCGGAACCCCCGTCGGCAGGGTCGGCCGCGCAGGATCGCGAGCCGGAACCGGAGTCTGTCGCACGCGCGATCGCCCTTCGGCTCCTGACGAGCGCACCCCGGAGCAGGGCCCAGCTCGCCGAGGCCATGGCCCGGCGAGAGGTGCCCGAGGAGGTCGCCTCGGCCGTCCTGGACCGGTTCACCGAGGTCGGGCTCGTCGACGATGCCGAGTTCGCTCGCATGCTCGTCAGGTCCCGCCACGGTGACCGCGGGCTCGCGCGGAGGGCGCTCGGCGAGGAGCTTCGTCGGAAGGGGATCTCGGCAGAGCACGCCGAGGCGGCGCTCGCCGAGCTCGACTCGGAGTCGGAGCATGCCACCGCACGGAGACTGGTGGCGCGCAAGCTGGCGGCCACGCGCGGTCTCGACCCGCAGGTCCGCATGCGACGAACCCTTGCGACACTCGGCCGCAAGGGCTACCCGTCCGGGATGGTGATGGAGCTCGTGCGTGAGCACCTCGCGAGCGAGGGGGACACCGACCCGGACGACCCGCTCGTGACCTTCGGCCGGGGCGACGATCCCGCCGAGGACGTCTGA
- the recA gene encoding recombinase RecA: protein MAAPQDRAKALEAALGQIDRQFGKGSIMRLGDEGRAPVEVIPTGSIALDVALGIGGLPRGRVVEIYGPESSGKTTLALHAVASAQRAGGIAAFIDAEHALDPEYAKKLGVDTDALLVSQPDTGEQALEIMDMLIRSGAIDIVVVDSVAALVPKAEIEGEMGDSHVGLQARLMSQALRKITGALNSSGTTAIFINQLREKIGVFFGSPETTTGGKALKFYASIRLDIRRIETLKEGTEAVGNRTRVKVVKNKMAPPFKQAEFDILYGVGISREGGLIDMGVEHGFIRKSGAWYTYEGDQLGQGKENARGFLRDNPDLANEIEKKIKEKLGVGATLDAPAGPGPGVDF, encoded by the coding sequence ATGGCAGCTCCCCAGGACCGCGCGAAGGCACTCGAGGCCGCGCTCGGACAGATCGACCGTCAGTTCGGCAAGGGATCGATCATGCGCCTCGGTGACGAGGGCCGGGCCCCCGTCGAGGTCATCCCCACCGGATCGATCGCGCTGGACGTGGCGCTCGGCATCGGCGGGCTCCCGCGCGGACGTGTCGTCGAGATCTACGGGCCGGAGTCGTCCGGGAAGACGACGCTCGCCCTGCACGCCGTGGCCAGCGCGCAGCGCGCGGGTGGCATCGCGGCCTTCATCGACGCCGAGCACGCGCTCGACCCGGAGTACGCGAAGAAGCTCGGCGTCGACACCGATGCCCTGCTCGTCTCCCAGCCGGACACCGGTGAGCAGGCGCTGGAGATCATGGACATGCTGATCCGGTCCGGCGCGATCGACATCGTGGTGGTCGACTCGGTCGCCGCTCTCGTGCCGAAGGCCGAGATCGAGGGAGAGATGGGCGACAGCCACGTCGGGCTGCAGGCGCGGCTGATGTCGCAGGCGCTGCGCAAGATCACCGGTGCGCTGAACTCGTCGGGGACCACGGCGATCTTCATCAACCAGCTCCGCGAGAAGATCGGGGTCTTCTTCGGCAGCCCCGAGACGACGACCGGGGGCAAGGCGCTGAAGTTCTACGCGTCGATCCGCCTCGACATCCGGCGGATCGAGACCCTCAAGGAGGGCACCGAGGCGGTCGGGAACCGGACGCGCGTCAAGGTCGTGAAGAACAAGATGGCGCCGCCGTTCAAGCAGGCCGAGTTCGACATCCTCTACGGGGTCGGGATCTCGCGCGAGGGTGGGCTCATCGACATGGGCGTGGAGCACGGGTTCATCCGCAAGTCAGGCGCCTGGTACACGTACGAGGGCGACCAGCTCGGTCAGGGCAAGGAGAACGCTCGTGGGTTCTTGCGGGACAACCCGGACCTGGCGAACGAGATCGAGAAGAAGATCAAGGAGAAGCTCGGCGTCGGTGCCACGCTCGACGCGCCGGCGGGGCCGGGGCCGGGGGTCGACTTCTGA